A window from Prochlorococcus marinus str. GP2 encodes these proteins:
- a CDS encoding ABC transporter permease: MSRNLNKLINYSLLKISLIPIMLWVISSLVFILLRVAPGDPVDAILGSGADEVSREFLRNKLGLNEPLINQYFSYIKNILHLDFGQSLSTQEPVLNIIIKSLPASLELGFFSILSAILIGFPLGLIGLRNRGKKTDYIARILGIATYAIPPFWGAMLAQLLFSVFFNISPIGGRFPIFQQQPQITGFLVLDSILSNNIIALKDSLYHLALPSFTLGFLLSGIFSRSLRVNLDKTLKSDYVNAAICRGISRKRIFLNHALPNALLPIITISGLTIASLAGGALLFEVTFSWPGIALRLHEAISQRDYTLVQGIVIFTSMLIVSLNLFVDILIAYLDPRIEY; the protein is encoded by the coding sequence ATGAGTAGAAATTTAAATAAACTTATAAATTATTCCTTATTAAAAATTTCATTAATACCGATAATGTTATGGGTAATTTCTTCATTAGTTTTTATTTTATTAAGAGTTGCGCCTGGCGATCCTGTAGATGCCATACTTGGATCTGGTGCAGATGAGGTTTCTAGGGAATTTCTAAGAAATAAATTGGGGCTAAATGAACCTTTAATAAATCAATATTTTTCATATATTAAAAATATATTGCACTTAGATTTTGGCCAATCTCTTAGTACCCAAGAGCCAGTCCTAAATATTATTATTAAGTCATTGCCTGCAAGTCTTGAGCTTGGATTCTTTTCAATATTAAGTGCAATATTAATAGGATTCCCATTGGGATTAATTGGCTTAAGAAATAGAGGGAAAAAGACTGATTATATTGCGAGAATATTAGGGATTGCTACATATGCGATCCCTCCATTTTGGGGAGCAATGTTAGCGCAATTATTATTTTCTGTATTTTTTAATATTTCCCCTATTGGAGGAAGATTTCCAATATTTCAGCAACAACCTCAAATTACAGGTTTTCTAGTTCTAGATAGTATTCTTTCAAATAATATTATTGCTTTGAAAGATAGTCTTTATCATCTCGCACTTCCCTCTTTTACCCTTGGCTTTTTATTAAGTGGTATATTCAGCCGTTCATTAAGAGTCAATTTGGATAAGACATTAAAAAGCGATTATGTTAATGCCGCCATATGTAGAGGAATATCTAGGAAAAGAATATTTTTAAATCATGCTTTACCTAATGCTCTATTACCAATCATCACTATTTCTGGATTAACAATAGCTTCATTAGCTGGGGGTGCTCTATTGTTTGAAGTAACTTTTTCATGGCCAGGGATTGCTTTAAGATTACATGAAGCAATTTCTCAAAGGGACTATACCTTGGTTCAAGGCATTGTAATTTTTACCTCTATGCTTATAGTCTCTTTGAATCTCTTTGTTGATATTCTAATTGCCTATTTAGATCCAAGAATAGAGTACTAA
- a CDS encoding alpha-E domain-containing protein, whose product MLLSRVAESLYWINRYLERAENISRFVEVSEAMSLDCPPGSAEPWLPLIDASSDREYFDKRFPEKKPDDVINFLIRDRLNPNSIISCIQMARENARQIRDVMTTEMWEQINILYWNMQEGESIWNKPRQEQLSEIRRECQLFYGITDATLSKDLAWRFSILGRLIERADKTSRILDVKYYLLLPSLDELGGVLDELQWIALLRSAGAYQMFRKAVQNSIKPNSVARFLLLDPIFPRSVRYCLDGISNTLKTIDNSPSNENPSELECMRGLLKAKWSYIRIEDIINDGLHEAIDSLQMDLNKLNDLIQEKYFIN is encoded by the coding sequence ATGCTTTTGAGTCGTGTAGCAGAATCCCTCTATTGGATCAATCGTTATTTAGAACGTGCAGAGAATATATCTCGTTTCGTGGAAGTTAGTGAAGCAATGTCATTAGATTGTCCGCCAGGTAGTGCAGAACCTTGGCTACCCTTAATTGATGCTTCAAGTGATAGAGAATATTTTGATAAAAGATTCCCAGAGAAAAAACCTGATGACGTTATTAATTTTTTAATAAGAGATCGTTTAAACCCAAACAGTATAATTTCTTGTATTCAAATGGCAAGAGAAAATGCACGACAAATCAGAGATGTCATGACCACAGAAATGTGGGAACAGATAAATATTTTATATTGGAATATGCAAGAAGGAGAGTCAATATGGAATAAACCAAGACAAGAACAATTAAGTGAAATAAGGAGGGAATGTCAGCTTTTTTACGGAATTACAGATGCGACGCTAAGCAAAGACCTCGCCTGGAGATTTAGCATTCTTGGAAGATTGATCGAAAGAGCTGACAAAACATCAAGAATTTTAGATGTTAAATACTATTTACTTCTACCCAGCTTAGATGAGCTTGGAGGAGTTCTTGATGAGCTGCAATGGATTGCACTTTTACGCTCAGCTGGAGCTTATCAAATGTTTAGGAAAGCAGTGCAAAATTCTATAAAACCTAATTCAGTTGCGAGATTTCTTTTACTTGATCCAATTTTTCCGAGATCAGTAAGATACTGTCTTGATGGGATAAGTAATACACTTAAAACGATAGATAACTCTCCATCTAATGAAAATCCTTCAGAATTAGAATGCATGAGAGGTTTGCTTAAAGCAAAGTGGAGTTATATCAGAATTGAAGATATAATCAATGATGGTTTACATGAGGCAATCGATTCATTGCAAATGGATTTAAATAAATTGAATGATCTCATTCAAGAAAAATATTTTATTAATTAA
- a CDS encoding circularly permuted type 2 ATP-grasp protein — translation MKNMFSSYQPKNSFDEYFKDNVNSAREILIPLLSSLDNMGLEELNRNHSAAKKLLLRHGATFRLNDTGLKGTERILPFDPLPRIISKDDWVTLENGLKQRLEAIDLFLDDIYNSQKIINDGIIPRELIESSEGWRPQMIGFKPPLNKWCQISGLDLIRDRKGDWHVLEDNLRCPSGVAYFLENRLVMKNIFPNLFSGRIVKPIDEYPSYLLKTLQELAVWTDTPKIVLLTPGIFNSAYFEHSYLAQEMGIQLVQGHDLVCNDDYVYLKTTSGLKRVDVIYRRIDDDFLDPLNFRKDSCLGVRGLLDVFKAGHVALANAPGTGIADDKMIYSFVPKMIKYYLDEEIIIKNVETYICHYQKDREYVLENLSKLVVKSVAEAGGYGMLIGPHSTTAEIEEFAYKIKKNPRNFIAQPTLELSTVPSLCDGELYPCHVDLRPYILRGKDSWVSPGGLTRVALKKGSLVVNSSQGGGCKDTWVVGK, via the coding sequence ATGAAAAATATGTTTTCAAGTTATCAGCCTAAAAATAGTTTTGATGAATACTTTAAGGATAATGTTAACTCTGCAAGAGAAATATTGATTCCACTTCTTTCATCTTTAGATAATATGGGACTTGAAGAATTAAACAGGAATCACTCTGCCGCAAAAAAATTATTACTAAGACATGGTGCAACTTTTAGATTAAACGATACTGGTTTAAAAGGTACTGAGAGAATATTACCTTTTGATCCACTTCCTAGAATAATTAGTAAAGATGATTGGGTAACGTTAGAAAACGGCCTAAAACAAAGGCTTGAGGCAATTGATTTATTTCTAGATGATATTTACAATTCTCAAAAAATAATTAATGATGGAATAATTCCAAGAGAATTAATAGAGAGTTCAGAAGGTTGGAGACCTCAGATGATAGGTTTTAAACCTCCACTAAATAAATGGTGTCAAATTTCAGGACTTGATTTAATAAGGGATAGAAAAGGAGATTGGCATGTTTTAGAAGATAATTTAAGATGTCCTTCTGGGGTTGCTTATTTTTTAGAAAATAGATTAGTTATGAAAAATATTTTTCCTAATCTTTTCTCAGGAAGAATAGTAAAACCAATTGATGAATATCCATCATATCTTTTAAAAACGCTTCAAGAGCTTGCAGTTTGGACAGATACACCCAAAATAGTTCTACTTACTCCTGGAATTTTTAATAGTGCTTATTTTGAACATAGTTATTTAGCTCAAGAAATGGGAATCCAACTAGTTCAGGGTCATGACTTAGTTTGTAATGATGATTATGTATATTTAAAAACCACCTCTGGATTAAAAAGAGTAGATGTCATTTACAGAAGGATTGATGATGATTTCTTAGATCCTCTTAATTTCAGAAAAGATTCCTGCCTTGGTGTTAGAGGATTACTTGATGTTTTTAAAGCAGGTCATGTTGCTTTAGCAAATGCACCTGGGACTGGAATTGCAGATGACAAAATGATTTATTCTTTTGTTCCAAAAATGATTAAATATTATCTTGATGAAGAAATTATTATTAAAAATGTAGAAACGTATATTTGTCATTACCAAAAGGATCGAGAATATGTTCTTGAAAATTTATCAAAACTTGTTGTTAAGTCTGTCGCAGAAGCTGGTGGATATGGAATGTTAATTGGCCCTCACTCAACAACAGCTGAAATAGAAGAATTCGCTTATAAAATAAAAAAAAATCCTAGAAATTTCATTGCACAACCAACATTAGAATTATCTACTGTGCCATCGTTATGTGATGGAGAATTATATCCATGTCATGTTGATTTAAGACCATATATCTTGAGAGGAAAAGATTCATGGGTTAGCCCTGGTGGGCTTACGAGGGTAGCATTAAAAAAAGGATCATTAGTCGTCAATTCTTCTCAAGGGGGAGGATGCAAAGATACATGGGTCGTAGGTAAATAA
- a CDS encoding MFS transporter encodes MIIPNIFQISKNWWIQFPYHLRLITKIRFYAAFGAGGVIYLTSLIFNNIGLSATDIGLGFTISAIIGTITRLFTGNYLNKTGRIQFPIVISSILSITASLCLIFSRDTFLYIIGQLFVGAAAGIYWPAAEFGVPYFCHQINTRKAYALVRSSEALGIFLGVFLGGIMTNFLYSKSIFINDIFCMLIITYLISRNSSSIKRNLEDFQKRLVDPINQVQSKWNKNSIIILLSILLITTSLALIQVTLPLDLVKGGVYRNSLSKEITSTIISIQLILLLFLQWPVGSWISKKERLFGLKFSLINFSLASFLLFISSYLNMPAFYLISFSLILVSLGTASFLPTSTDVVFRIAPSNKKGFALALLSQCFAMGYFFGPFISGRILDLFGYASIIWLSISCCCFIVFAILFKRIF; translated from the coding sequence GTGATTATTCCAAATATTTTTCAAATTAGCAAAAATTGGTGGATTCAATTTCCATATCATTTGAGATTAATAACCAAGATAAGATTTTATGCTGCATTTGGTGCAGGAGGTGTTATTTATTTAACATCACTTATTTTTAATAATATTGGATTATCAGCGACAGATATTGGCTTGGGCTTTACCATATCAGCAATAATTGGAACCATAACAAGACTCTTTACTGGTAATTATCTTAATAAAACAGGGCGAATACAATTTCCAATAGTTATTTCATCAATACTAAGTATTACAGCTAGCTTATGCCTTATTTTTTCAAGAGATACGTTTTTGTACATAATTGGACAATTATTTGTTGGGGCAGCTGCAGGAATATATTGGCCAGCTGCCGAGTTTGGGGTGCCATATTTTTGCCATCAGATCAATACACGCAAAGCTTATGCTCTTGTTAGAAGTTCGGAGGCTTTAGGAATATTTCTAGGGGTATTCTTGGGGGGGATTATGACAAATTTTTTGTATTCCAAATCAATTTTTATTAATGATATTTTTTGTATGCTAATCATCACATATTTAATATCTAGAAATAGTTCTTCTATTAAAAGAAACTTAGAAGATTTCCAAAAAAGATTAGTAGATCCAATTAATCAGGTCCAATCGAAATGGAATAAAAATTCAATAATAATATTATTATCTATATTATTGATAACTACCTCTTTAGCTTTGATTCAGGTAACATTGCCTTTGGATCTTGTTAAAGGTGGAGTATATCGAAATTCATTAAGTAAAGAAATTACTAGTACTATAATTTCTATTCAGTTAATTTTATTGTTGTTTTTACAGTGGCCTGTTGGTTCTTGGATATCAAAGAAAGAAAGATTATTTGGATTGAAATTTAGTTTAATCAATTTCTCTTTAGCTTCATTTTTATTATTTATTTCTAGTTATTTAAATATGCCAGCTTTTTATTTAATTTCCTTTTCATTGATATTAGTAAGTTTAGGGACTGCTTCATTTCTTCCAACATCAACAGATGTTGTTTTCAGAATAGCTCCTTCAAACAAAAAAGGTTTTGCACTTGCTCTCCTATCACAATGTTTCGCTATGGGGTATTTTTTTGGACCATTTATTTCGGGACGTATATTGGATCTATTTGGTTATGCTTCAATAATCTGGCTTTCAATTTCATGTTGTTGCTTTATTGTATTTGCAATTCTATTTAAGAGAATATTTTAA
- a CDS encoding carbohydrate kinase family protein yields MAVENKNFEDYKFKKGNLNFAVIGHIEWINFLRVDKLPKPGIISHSIKSIEYPAGGGSIIAKILSDLTSNQIHFFTSLGNDDYGDKCFKILSNMGIKLHVAWRNKPTRRGFSLIDSQGERAITVIGERLAPTHKDKLEWKILKKMDGIFITASDSEIFKMARSASILCATPRVGLNTINKSNVLLDGLIGSNLDPGEVFSFSELSLKPKYTFKTEGEKGGIIFPGGRYEALKNNKIKIDSYGCGDSFAAGILYGMASRWDIEKSLDLAKVLGRDASQFFGPYANSDEN; encoded by the coding sequence ATGGCTGTTGAAAATAAAAATTTTGAAGACTATAAATTTAAAAAAGGGAATTTAAATTTTGCTGTAATTGGTCATATTGAATGGATTAATTTCTTAAGAGTCGATAAATTGCCGAAGCCTGGAATAATATCTCATTCAATTAAGTCCATTGAATATCCAGCTGGTGGTGGCTCCATTATCGCGAAAATACTTTCTGATTTAACTTCTAACCAAATTCATTTTTTTACTTCATTAGGTAATGATGATTATGGAGATAAGTGTTTTAAGATTCTCTCAAATATGGGAATTAAGTTACATGTAGCGTGGCGTAACAAACCTACTAGAAGAGGATTTAGTTTAATTGATTCTCAAGGTGAGAGAGCAATAACAGTTATTGGAGAAAGGTTAGCTCCAACTCATAAAGACAAGTTAGAATGGAAAATTTTAAAAAAAATGGATGGAATTTTTATTACTGCATCTGATTCAGAGATTTTTAAAATGGCTAGATCAGCTTCAATATTGTGCGCAACACCAAGGGTGGGATTAAATACAATTAATAAATCAAATGTACTTTTAGATGGATTAATAGGCAGTAATCTTGATCCTGGCGAAGTTTTTTCTTTTTCCGAATTATCGTTGAAACCCAAATATACCTTTAAAACCGAGGGAGAGAAAGGAGGCATAATATTTCCAGGAGGAAGATATGAGGCTCTTAAAAACAATAAAATAAAAATTGATTCTTATGGATGTGGAGATTCATTCGCTGCTGGCATTCTTTATGGAATGGCCTCTAGATGGGATATAGAAAAAAGTTTAGATCTTGCTAAAGTATTGGGCAGGGATGCTAGTCAATTTTTCGGACCATATGCAAATAGCGATGAAAACTAA
- a CDS encoding ABC transporter substrate-binding protein gives MKKKVFLSIFIILISFLQSSCGSKKISKKITVASSGKIESLDPARANTLKAIQLISSLGDTLYELNSDGELIPELASGMPIISKDRLQITINLRNNVFFHDGTAFNSNAIKFTFDRFKRIGTMNYILGNKIKSIETPSEYTVIINLNKPSSSLNGLLTSVNLTPISPTFYKEYSDKFLNEKFVGAGKYVLTSFSNEVQSIDPYLNYWGEKPLNNGVNFVGYSNSSSLFGALKSKQIDVLLSNSIDDSQIKSLNNLSRNKQFNEGNSPFTELSFISLKTSSYPLNNLNLRMALAKSLNRKLISEKVSYGLRKPSRSIIPPILKKNNQELWPKYDYLEARRLLQKENFCNGNILKIPLTYRSNVPADKLIALTWQEEIKSYLKDCIDIELNGVESTTVYKNLSLGIYTAVLLDWTGAYSDPEAYLTPLLSCNEIVDSICKNGESVYSGSFWGSNRVESLFLESEKISGIKRLEKLVEIEKIAASSIPYIPIWLSSQKAWSQNKISKPIFNGAGIISLSDLELINE, from the coding sequence ATGAAAAAAAAAGTTTTTTTATCAATATTTATTATTTTAATTTCTTTTTTACAGAGTTCTTGCGGTTCAAAAAAAATATCTAAAAAAATCACAGTAGCAAGTTCTGGAAAAATTGAATCTTTAGATCCAGCTAGAGCAAATACTCTTAAAGCAATTCAATTAATTAGTTCTCTAGGAGACACATTATATGAATTAAATTCTGATGGAGAATTAATCCCTGAATTGGCTTCAGGGATGCCAATTATTTCAAAGGATAGACTTCAAATAACTATTAATTTAAGAAATAATGTTTTTTTTCACGATGGAACAGCATTTAACTCAAATGCTATAAAGTTTACCTTTGATAGATTCAAAAGAATAGGAACGATGAATTATATTCTAGGAAATAAGATTAAATCAATTGAAACGCCAAGTGAATATACTGTCATAATAAATTTGAATAAACCATCAAGTTCTTTAAATGGGTTACTTACCTCAGTAAATTTAACTCCAATATCTCCTACATTTTATAAAGAATATTCTGATAAGTTTCTAAATGAAAAATTCGTTGGTGCCGGAAAGTATGTGCTGACCAGTTTTTCTAATGAAGTTCAATCAATTGATCCATATTTGAATTATTGGGGTGAAAAGCCCTTAAATAATGGCGTTAATTTTGTGGGATATTCAAATTCATCTTCTCTTTTTGGGGCTTTAAAAAGTAAACAAATTGACGTGCTTTTATCAAATTCAATTGATGATAGTCAGATAAAGAGTTTAAATAATTTAAGCAGAAATAAACAATTTAATGAAGGTAATAGCCCTTTTACTGAATTAAGTTTTATAAGCCTTAAAACTAGTTCTTATCCATTAAATAATCTTAATTTAAGAATGGCTTTGGCAAAAAGTCTTAATAGAAAATTGATTAGTGAGAAAGTAAGTTATGGATTAAGGAAGCCATCCAGATCAATTATTCCTCCGATATTAAAAAAGAATAATCAAGAACTGTGGCCTAAATATGATTATTTAGAAGCGAGAAGGCTATTGCAAAAAGAAAATTTTTGTAATGGAAATATTTTAAAAATACCTCTTACTTATAGATCGAATGTACCAGCTGACAAGCTTATTGCTCTGACATGGCAAGAAGAAATTAAAAGTTATTTGAAAGATTGTATTGACATTGAACTCAATGGGGTTGAATCTACAACAGTTTATAAGAATCTAAGTTTAGGAATTTATACGGCAGTTCTTCTCGATTGGACTGGGGCTTATTCAGATCCAGAGGCCTATCTTACCCCTCTATTAAGTTGTAATGAAATAGTTGATAGCATATGTAAAAATGGGGAGTCAGTTTATAGCGGTAGTTTTTGGGGATCTAATAGAGTGGAAAGTTTATTCCTTGAGAGTGAAAAAATAAGTGGAATTAAAAGATTAGAAAAACTTGTTGAAATTGAAAAAATAGCAGCAAGTTCAATACCTTATATTCCTATTTGGTTATCTTCTCAAAAAGCATGGTCACAAAATAAAATATCAAAACCTATTTTTAATGGTGCAGGAATAATTTCATTGAGTGATCTTGAGTTAATTAATGAGTAG
- a CDS encoding DUF2834 domain-containing protein has product MKSFNILKDNKQILSYLYLFLSILGAILPMMANFAFAKEYGNSFDINNFISLANANPAAQSISRDLFVGASAIFIWIVNESKKLDMKNMWVVYVGTFLIAFAFSAPFFLFLRERRIIELEKVN; this is encoded by the coding sequence GTGAAATCATTTAACATTCTAAAAGATAATAAACAGATCCTATCTTATCTTTACCTTTTTCTATCTATTTTAGGAGCTATCCTTCCAATGATGGCGAATTTCGCATTTGCTAAGGAATATGGTAATAGTTTTGATATTAATAACTTCATTTCCTTAGCAAATGCAAACCCTGCAGCGCAGTCAATTTCTAGAGACTTGTTTGTGGGAGCTAGCGCTATTTTTATATGGATAGTAAACGAATCAAAAAAATTGGATATGAAGAACATGTGGGTTGTTTATGTTGGAACTTTTCTAATAGCTTTTGCATTTTCTGCACCTTTTTTTTTATTTCTGAGAGAGAGAAGAATAATTGAATTAGAAAAAGTTAATTAA
- a CDS encoding transglutaminase family protein, which produces MRIKYLHKLEYKYEDPVQLGEHRLCIKPRSNGFQKLKNFELKITPEPEIIYPLLAASGEEINRIRFNGLTDNLIIESISEVETIKHPNIIDGVKNRDLTLPFCRSIINRDLQGALEGWMPNGQHDPSAVELAQEALAGSINNALSFTYQLIEIIQDRVKYTKRHTGPAWPASRTLRERIGSCRDLAMLMVEACRSIGIPSRFVSGYHFEDPLPSELDLHAWAELYIPGAGWRGFDPSGKGLIDDRYLTLVSSSKSNLTSVITGNFIGKNNLENTLNWEIKPLVIK; this is translated from the coding sequence ATGAGAATTAAATACCTTCACAAACTTGAATATAAATACGAAGACCCTGTTCAACTAGGCGAGCATAGATTATGTATAAAGCCAAGGTCAAATGGCTTCCAAAAACTGAAGAATTTTGAATTAAAAATAACCCCAGAACCAGAAATTATTTATCCATTACTTGCTGCTAGCGGAGAAGAGATTAATAGAATCAGATTCAATGGATTAACAGATAATTTAATTATTGAATCAATCAGCGAAGTTGAAACTATAAAACATCCAAATATTATTGATGGAGTTAAAAATAGAGATTTAACATTACCTTTTTGTAGAAGCATTATTAACAGAGATTTACAGGGAGCATTAGAGGGATGGATGCCAAATGGACAACACGATCCCTCTGCCGTAGAACTTGCCCAAGAAGCCTTAGCAGGAAGCATTAATAACGCATTATCATTTACCTACCAACTTATAGAGATTATTCAAGATCGAGTTAAATATACCAAAAGACATACTGGTCCAGCATGGCCGGCCAGCAGAACACTTAGAGAACGTATAGGTTCATGCAGAGATTTAGCAATGCTGATGGTTGAAGCTTGTAGGTCTATTGGTATTCCAAGTAGATTTGTAAGTGGTTATCATTTTGAAGATCCGTTACCCTCTGAGTTGGATTTACACGCTTGGGCTGAATTATATATCCCAGGTGCTGGCTGGAGAGGTTTTGATCCAAGCGGAAAAGGATTAATAGATGATAGATATTTAACATTGGTATCCTCTTCCAAATCTAATTTAACCTCAGTAATTACAGGAAACTTTATAGGAAAAAATAATTTAGAAAATACTTTAAACTGGGAAATCAAACCTCTCGTAATCAAATAA
- a CDS encoding pentapeptide repeat-containing protein yields MKFFSFLKYLLCITFSFLVLTSPVFAGANVAVKGEGDEVPSYVRSDITGYDFHGEDLHLSSIAGAVARDADFSDVDLHGTTLTLSDLKGSNLNGINLTDTLSDRVNFQKTDLRNAVLINMIASGSSFAGAQIEGADFSFAILDSEDQRNLCEIADGINPTTGVSTRESLECR; encoded by the coding sequence ATGAAATTTTTTAGTTTTTTAAAATATTTATTATGTATAACTTTTTCTTTCTTGGTATTAACCTCACCAGTTTTTGCCGGGGCAAATGTAGCTGTTAAGGGCGAGGGAGATGAAGTTCCAAGTTATGTAAGATCTGATATTACAGGATATGATTTCCATGGAGAGGATCTTCATTTGTCCTCTATAGCTGGAGCAGTTGCCAGAGATGCAGATTTTAGTGACGTAGATTTACATGGAACAACCTTAACTCTTTCTGATTTAAAAGGCTCTAATTTAAACGGAATCAACCTGACCGATACTCTTTCTGATCGAGTTAATTTCCAAAAAACAGATCTTAGAAATGCCGTTTTAATAAATATGATCGCATCAGGCAGTAGCTTTGCGGGAGCTCAAATAGAAGGTGCAGATTTTTCCTTCGCTATTCTTGACAGTGAAGATCAAAGAAATCTTTGTGAAATTGCTGATGGTATCAATCCAACAACAGGTGTTTCAACACGAGAAAGTCTTGAGTGCCGTTAG
- a CDS encoding alpha/beta hydrolase produces MKNFFIIFFGFYGLFFNNGLKAAEKINIKFEEMKIPFTIEQLSKIEKYNDDSTELTDWLKKNGLIRFFELSKFLKFPVFKEEGLNREVLRSWIGRKILTELSKTIRVPNDNDGIEIFNTIENLLDEKKEISTLDIIKALPSKEISLDIDNLILIISSWKKELSIQQDLISKLNNFESTNQKIFKNTEKNLNQDLIKINKKIYASHREFPFEVEFWKGNKVNDDKELIIFMPGLGGEINNFKWLGNELARRGWPIAFIEHRGSNLKAITEVLERGASIPGGVDFFLYRIKDLDAVLKAHENGEFGLLNNSYILMGHSLGALIALLYEGKKPNDQLYEICNTALKDFAITNLSKLLQCQLSDIPFPEKNNDNKASAIIAFNAFGSLIWQKENSADIKIPTLLIGGTYDLITPLMNEQFSVFTALNNPSNRFLIIEGASHFSPIRINKNFKENNDVFKIRESFIGTNPILVQDLSAKFIVKFLESIKIQEVPTVIKNQRDLGLDFHLLDLENIKKVSKN; encoded by the coding sequence GTGAAAAACTTTTTTATAATTTTTTTTGGTTTTTATGGTTTATTTTTTAATAATGGTTTAAAGGCAGCAGAAAAAATAAATATTAAGTTTGAAGAGATGAAAATCCCTTTTACTATAGAACAATTATCAAAAATAGAAAAATACAATGATGATTCAACAGAATTAACAGATTGGTTAAAAAAAAATGGATTAATAAGATTTTTTGAATTATCAAAATTTTTAAAATTTCCAGTTTTCAAGGAAGAAGGACTAAATAGAGAGGTTTTAAGAAGTTGGATAGGGCGTAAAATTCTTACAGAATTGAGCAAAACCATTAGAGTTCCAAATGACAATGATGGGATAGAAATTTTTAACACCATAGAAAATTTATTAGATGAAAAAAAAGAAATTTCTACTTTAGACATTATTAAGGCATTACCATCAAAAGAAATTTCACTAGATATTGATAATTTAATATTAATAATTTCATCTTGGAAAAAAGAATTATCAATTCAACAAGACCTTATATCTAAATTAAATAATTTCGAAAGTACAAACCAAAAGATATTTAAAAATACTGAAAAAAATTTAAATCAAGATCTTATAAAGATTAATAAAAAAATTTATGCTTCTCACCGAGAATTTCCTTTTGAAGTTGAATTCTGGAAAGGCAATAAAGTAAATGACGATAAAGAACTGATAATTTTTATGCCGGGACTTGGAGGCGAAATTAATAATTTCAAATGGCTAGGCAACGAATTGGCTAGAAGGGGTTGGCCAATAGCATTCATAGAACATAGAGGAAGTAATTTAAAAGCAATTACTGAAGTACTAGAGAGAGGAGCTTCAATTCCAGGGGGTGTAGACTTTTTCTTATATAGAATTAAAGACTTAGATGCTGTTTTAAAAGCTCATGAAAATGGGGAATTTGGTTTACTTAATAATTCTTATATTTTAATGGGACATTCACTAGGTGCTTTAATTGCGCTGTTATATGAGGGCAAAAAACCAAACGACCAACTTTATGAAATATGTAATACGGCATTAAAAGACTTTGCAATAACAAATTTATCAAAATTACTTCAATGTCAATTGAGCGATATACCATTCCCAGAGAAAAATAATGATAATAAAGCAAGTGCAATAATAGCTTTTAATGCGTTTGGAAGTTTAATATGGCAAAAAGAAAATAGTGCTGACATTAAGATACCAACTCTCCTTATAGGTGGGACATATGATCTTATTACCCCTTTGATGAATGAACAATTTAGTGTTTTTACTGCCTTAAATAACCCATCAAATAGGTTTCTAATTATTGAAGGAGCAAGTCATTTCTCTCCAATAAGAATAAATAAAAATTTTAAAGAAAATAATGACGTCTTCAAAATAAGAGAATCTTTTATTGGTACAAATCCAATACTAGTACAAGATTTATCTGCAAAATTTATAGTCAAATTTTTAGAAAGTATTAAAATCCAAGAGGTCCCTACAGTAATTAAAAACCAAAGAGATTTGGGACTTGATTTCCATCTTTTAGATCTTGAAAATATAAAAAAAGTTTCTAAAAATTAG